The nucleotide window AGCGTTTGCTGGAAAAAGGTAAAATCGTTGCAAAACGTGCGTATTGCGATTGGGAAAAATACCCCAAAGAAAAACTCGCGTTGCACGGCGCGGCCATCGATCT belongs to Cytophagia bacterium CHB2 and includes:
- a CDS encoding NYN domain-containing protein; translated protein: MEDKIAVFIDLENLVLGDKQPIIGFNIQKILERLLEKGKIVAKRAYCDWEKYPKEKLALHGAAIDL